TTCTTCCTCTGGTGGTGTATTAGGGGAGAGTTTGAATTCACTTAGCAGAGAGTAGTGAAAATCCACTGCATCACATGTTGAAAAGAATACCACAATCTGTAGAATGAGTATGTGAGTGAACTTAGACAAATCAAACCATAAGAAGAATATATTTACAATGTCATGAAAATAACTTGTATAAACAATCTGGAAAGCACCAATGTACTATcctcgatttttttttttttttttttttctaaaagttaGGAATGCATAAGGATATGGCAATTTTTCTAAGAATGCATTTTATGAAAGTTGAAAAAATGTAATTGGCGCTCTGAGATTGGCTGGAAACTAGTCTACTAACATCATTCACAATCGGAAACTctagaaatttgaaaataagtCACCAAGATATTCAGACTACATAAATGGCATTAATTCTTAGACAGATCAAGAAAAGTCAGCACATACTACATTTACTTAGAGCTTTGTATCCTAGTAGCATTGCCTATTCTCCTTTATGAGTAGAGCCAGGGTTCAAATATCCCGTCCCTCATTGTTGTAACTatcgattatatatatatacacacacacaccaaaggCTTTGTCTAGTGGTTCCCAAGGTTTCAAAACTCCTATCCAACATCTTGAGGCCACCCCCAAGGAATTTCTCCCTGTAATTCTGTGGTGTGTGGGATGGGGGACTATACACACTCAGGGGAATAGTCAAGCTATCGAACTCTAGACGACACTCCAGATCCTACAATATTAGAAGCATAAGTGAAAGAAGGATATACACAGCTATAGTTTAACATGTTATTAATCCTTTCCACCCACCAAATCCAGTTTAAAGCAGTTTAGAGCATTACAAAAGCTAAAGCCTCACGTGACACAGAAAACAATGAAAGTTTAAAGTTCAACTGTGATCTTACCTTTTGGGAAGGTCCGCTCTCAAAAAGATGCTTTAGAATGGAAAGAAGTACAACTAGCCGTGAGCCACAGGGTACTGCATTCAAATTTGATCAGAACCTTTATATACAAAGCTGTAAAGATTCACAAAATCAAGCTTTATATCAGCATATACCTTTCACATATCTCTGAACTAATTGAGATGGAACTCTAAAATCTGCAATTGGAGAGCTCATCAATTTATCAGGCTGTGTTAATTCATCATTCACATCAAATCCCAAAGATCCAAAATCTTCAGATGATAATACAGGCTGTATCTTCTTGTCATCAAGGCCAATCATAACAGGATTCTCTAAACTAAGTTTGGCAAGATGATTTACTTTTTCATTCAAGGTAGCCGATAATAGCAAATTCTGTCTCTGAGGCTCAGAATTACATGAAACGGCAATCTCTTTGCCAGCAAACTCATTTGGCCTTGAACCCAGTTGATCTAATATTTCCTCTATTTCTTTCCCAAATCCTAATTCCAAAATCCTGTCAAGCACAGGGAGAGTTAATGACAGCATGATAGCGTGAAAATAATACATCAGTGGAagagtattatatatattatggtgAAAAAAAACATAGCGACTAGAGATTTTAGATATACATATCAGCTTCATCAAAGATTATCCAACGCATATTAGTGTGCAAGAATGATGATGTATTCTTTAAGTGATCCAAGAGGCGCCCAGGAGTAGCAACAAGAATAGATATGCCTGAAATGGACCAGGTGAAAAATCCAACATATTATTAAGGGATGCGTTCAAATATAtgacaaaagaaataaaaaatcaatatcaaaacTAGACGTGATTCTGACCTTTGCGGAGCCTGGCTTTCTCCTTTGACCTGTTTTCACCACCCATTATATAACCCGGGACAATCCAATGAAAACGGTGCAATAACTTCTGTAAGATTTCATAAACCTGCATGCATAGCTCTCGCGTTGGTACAAGGACCAACGCTAGTACCAGTAGACAAACTAAAAGCTAAGGAACCAAAcgcaccccaaaaaaaaaaaaaaaactacaatggCAGTGACTGGAATGAATATATTCGTAACCGCtaaacattttccaaaaaccAATACTGATAAATGAGAGAAAACCTTTAACACCCCcgccccccccccaaaaaaaaaaaaaaatttctaaattcatTACAAAGATTTTCACTTTGCCATGATAGAGTCAGAACTATCAACTAAAAACTCAAACTTTCATTTTCACAACCCCAAATAGAGTAATTTGTTTTGGTCTCCTATCCTTCTTTACCCTCAGAACACAAAATGGGGGAGCTCAACAATTAAGCATACATTGCAAGATTAGAGAGTGGTGACAATAAAGCTGACCCAATAAAGAAAGACAGAGAAATGTACCGAAAGTTCCATCAGAACGCTGAATACGAGGTTGTTTTCCCTGCAAGTGATGAATAATTGGAGCCAAGTACGCAATAGTTTTTCCAGTACCAGTAGCAGCATTCACAAGTCTACAAAGTGCTTAGTTAAAGAAACAATAACACCCCAATTCTCCAAATATTATAcgacccaaaaaaacaaaacaacgtAAGAAGAGAAGGATACACATGGCGACCAGAGAGAATGACTGGAATGGCTTGGGCTTGTACCAACGTGGGAGCTTCGAAGCCCATCCTGTCTGTTTTTACAATATACTAACAATTAACAAGCCGTGTGTTTTGCGATTACTAAGACAAC
This portion of the Castanea sativa cultivar Marrone di Chiusa Pesio chromosome 7, ASM4071231v1 genome encodes:
- the LOC142643796 gene encoding DEAD-box ATP-dependent RNA helicase 17 isoform X1, whose protein sequence is MATTKKKSENPTKTKDAETKKNTNNNEIFASCSFSSLGLHSSLCDQLRDRMGFEAPTLVQAQAIPVILSGRHVLVNAATGTGKTIAYLAPIIHHLQGKQPRIQRSDGTFALVLVPTRELCMQVYEILQKLLHRFHWIVPGYIMGGENRSKEKARLRKGISILVATPGRLLDHLKNTSSFLHTNMRWIIFDEADMILELGFGKEIEEILDQLGSRPNEFAGKEIAVSCNSEPQRQNLLLSATLNEKVNHLAKLSLENPVMIGLDDKKIQPVLSSEDFGSLGFDVNDELTQPDKLMSSPIADFRVPSQLVQRYVKVPCGSRLVVLLSILKHLFESGPSQKIVVFFSTCDAVDFHYSLLSEFKLSPNTPPEEELRPLFIRSKTFRLHGNMKQEDRRTTFQAFKTEKLALLLCTDVIARGVDIPKVRFIIQYDSPGEATEYVHRVGRTARLGERGEALLFLQPVEMDYLKDLEKHGESLTEYPLLKVLDSFPVYDQKRHVKNFLTLELHPWVLSLQKALESFVVAQPSMKKLAKDAFCSWVRAYTAHRGELKRIFMVKKLHLGHVAKSFALKEQPSLVGKSFQNQQRKRKREEKQKGLSRLKKRKFVGKNMNR
- the LOC142643796 gene encoding DEAD-box ATP-dependent RNA helicase 17 isoform X2, with product MLLLVLEKLLRTWLQLFITCRENNLVFSVLMELSVYEILQKLLHRFHWIVPGYIMGGENRSKEKARLRKGISILVATPGRLLDHLKNTSSFLHTNMRWIIFDEADMILELGFGKEIEEILDQLGSRPNEFAGKEIAVSCNSEPQRQNLLLSATLNEKVNHLAKLSLENPVMIGLDDKKIQPVLSSEDFGSLGFDVNDELTQPDKLMSSPIADFRVPSQLVQRYVKVPCGSRLVVLLSILKHLFESGPSQKIVVFFSTCDAVDFHYSLLSEFKLSPNTPPEEELRPLFIRSKTFRLHGNMKQEDRRTTFQAFKTEKLALLLCTDVIARGVDIPKVRFIIQYDSPGEATEYVHRVGRTARLGERGEALLFLQPVEMDYLKDLEKHGESLTEYPLLKVLDSFPVYDQKRHVKNFLTLELHPWVLSLQKALESFVVAQPSMKKLAKDAFCSWVRAYTAHRGELKRIFMVKKLHLGHVAKSFALKEQPSLVGKSFQNQQRKRKREEKQKGLSRLKKRKFVGKNMNR